The DNA window GGCCGCTGTCCAGCCGGCCGGTCGCGGTCGCACCGGTCGAGGGGAGCGGCGCGGGGCTGCTCGGGGTGGCGGCCCGGCTGCCCGTGCCGGACTGGCTGCCGGCGCTCGACCTGGACACCGCCGCGCCGGCCGAGGTGCGTGCCGCCGCACCGCGCCCGGGGGACGTGGCGGTCACCGCCGGCTGGCGGCGGCTGCGCGGCCCGGCCGACCTGGCCACCCTCGACCCGGCCTTCGAGGGCTGGGAGGCGACCCGGGCACTGCTCTCCGGCCGGCCCGGCTGACGGGCACCCGCAGAAACGCCGGGGCCCGCACGAGTGCTCGTGCGGGCCCCGGCGGACGTGCGACGTCAGGACTTGTCGTCGTCCTCGCCCCGGGCCTGCTCCTCCGGCGCACCGGGCGCGGTGAAGTCGAAGTTCGCCAGCTCCTCGTCCAGGTCGCTGGTGGTCGCGGCGAACGCCTCCGGGTTGGCGAAGTCCTCGTCCGACGGGAGCAGGTCGGGGTGGCCCCACACCGCGTCCCGGCCGGCGATCCCGCGGTGCTCGGTGAGCGCCGACCAGAGCACCGTCGCCTCGCGCAGCCGGCGCGGCCGCAGCTCCAGGCCCACCAGGGCGGCGAAGGTCTGCTCAGCCGGGCCACCGGCGGCCCGGCGGCGGCGGAACGCCTCGCCGAGGCGGACCACGTTCGGCAGCCGGTCGCCCGCGGCGCTGTCCACCACGTGGCACACCCAGCCCTCGACCAGGGCGAGCACGGTCTCCAGCCGGGCCAGCGACGCCTTCTGCGCCGGCGTGTCCTCGGGCGTGAAGATGCCCTCCAGGGCGATGGCCTGCATCGACTCCGGGTCGGTCGGGTCGACCCGGCCCATCGCCTCCTCGATCGCCTCCCGGTTGACCCGGATGCCCGCGGCGTAGTTCTCGACGGCGGCGAGCACGTGCCCGCGCAGCCACGGGACGTGCTGGAAGAGCCGCTGGTGGGCGGCCTCGCGCAGGGCCACGTAGAGGCGGACCTCGTCCTCGGGCAGCTCCAGGCCCTCGCCGTACGCCCGGATGTTGGCCGGGATGAGCGCGGCGGTGCCGGCGGGGCCGAGCGGCAGGCCGATGTCGCCGGCGGAGAGCACCTCGGCGGCGAGCGAGCCGAGTGCCTGGCCGAGCTGGCCGCCGAAGAGCGCGCCGCCCAGCGTGGCGACCATCGACTGCATCGGGCCGAGCTGGGCCCGGGCCTCCGGCGGCACCAGGTCGCCCATGGCGCCGACCATGCGGCTGGCCACCGGGTCGCAGAGCTTGCGCCACACGTCGAGGGTCTTGTAGATCCACTCGTTGCGGTTCCAGGCGACCGAGGTGCGGATGCCGGTGGGCCACGAGGTGGCCGGCTCCAGCCAGAGGTCGGCGATGCGCAGCGCCTCCTCCACCGTGTTGCGTTCGAACGGCGAGACCGCCGGGTCGCCGGCGGCGGCGAGCTGGCTCGCGGCGACCTGCCGGGCGAGGTCCCAGTTGACCGGTCCGCTGCCCGGCGCGGAGAGCAGGTGCTGCAACTGCGACATGAACTGCTGCATCTGCGCGGGATCGTTGGGGTCTGGTGGTTGCCCACCCGGGAGCGCGAAGCCGAACGGAATATCAGGCACGACGTCTACGGTACGCGGGCCGCGCCGCAGGTCGCGCGCGTCGGCGTTGCGCTGAGGGCGAAGTCCTGCGGTCACCGCGCCGGACGTTCCGGGCCGGATCGGTACGCTCTGGCGCATGAGACGTCGCGGCGTGACCGTACTCCTCGGTGCACTGCTCACC is part of the Micromonospora halotolerans genome and encodes:
- a CDS encoding zinc-dependent metalloprotease; amino-acid sequence: MQQFMSQLQHLLSAPGSGPVNWDLARQVAASQLAAAGDPAVSPFERNTVEEALRIADLWLEPATSWPTGIRTSVAWNRNEWIYKTLDVWRKLCDPVASRMVGAMGDLVPPEARAQLGPMQSMVATLGGALFGGQLGQALGSLAAEVLSAGDIGLPLGPAGTAALIPANIRAYGEGLELPEDEVRLYVALREAAHQRLFQHVPWLRGHVLAAVENYAAGIRVNREAIEEAMGRVDPTDPESMQAIALEGIFTPEDTPAQKASLARLETVLALVEGWVCHVVDSAAGDRLPNVVRLGEAFRRRRAAGGPAEQTFAALVGLELRPRRLREATVLWSALTEHRGIAGRDAVWGHPDLLPSDEDFANPEAFAATTSDLDEELANFDFTAPGAPEEQARGEDDDKS